Proteins co-encoded in one Thermomicrobiales bacterium genomic window:
- a CDS encoding Vps62-related protein, whose protein sequence is MSPLLVGRSRRTVHFIFVLVSVVIVVFAAFVPAGQSRAADGGVTSTTIGDPPPSADAGPAQQLADRYAPVVYLREVNSNICDTENEGFDPVAVDFVLKRDDIPLMKSVDGTANGARELVKDAPSAADLYGRDAGYYLDYPGSPVRPGCVYRRYFADRMSTENWPFVAYAHIYQEPGSHELALQYWMYYYFNDWNNNHEGDWEMVMLFFDANTAEEALTKEPTRVVYAQHGGGERSDWNDKKFSKEDGHPVVYVARGAHASFFEQRVYLGLAENGTGFGCETTRGPHRRDAMKAVVVPHTPTGPDDPFAWLAFDGRWGELRRSEWNGPTGPNDKTSWTQPVKWGNNVRDTSLTAPDFEGFGRAPLGIFCGAVSGGSRVLVAFTRAPAIAAGILGGLLVVLGLMFAYTSQETRGAYAYYRRHLHTFLLIGACLIPIAYLLAALQTLIFHIPPIGPFLAMMGRFPGVRIFLLLLVGSLNAVAALIFVEPTIVWAMGQFRRGRRPGVVESYQQGSRFIVPIIIARFRAILAALRQAITIVGIPRAIMMLVRMIFIPQTVVAGGDVPEKAIADSAKAVNVSVPRTLLTQLSLLMLTGLAGPLLALFLLVAIPTRPVDMVNFMSSIFFAFLYPFGVIGMTLLYERHRGGEAWQGETQTDGQVASAEA, encoded by the coding sequence ATGAGCCCATTACTGGTTGGCCGTTCCCGACGGACGGTGCATTTCATCTTCGTGCTGGTGAGCGTGGTGATTGTCGTGTTCGCCGCGTTCGTGCCTGCCGGCCAAAGCCGAGCGGCGGATGGCGGCGTTACGAGCACGACTATTGGTGATCCGCCGCCGTCCGCCGACGCCGGGCCGGCCCAGCAACTCGCAGATCGCTACGCGCCGGTCGTCTATCTTCGCGAAGTCAATTCCAATATCTGCGACACCGAGAACGAGGGATTTGACCCCGTCGCGGTCGACTTTGTCCTCAAGCGCGACGATATCCCCCTGATGAAGTCCGTCGATGGCACTGCGAATGGCGCTCGGGAGCTGGTGAAGGACGCGCCGTCGGCCGCCGATCTGTACGGCCGTGACGCTGGCTACTATCTCGATTACCCAGGCTCGCCCGTGCGTCCGGGATGTGTCTATCGCCGATACTTCGCTGACCGCATGTCCACCGAGAACTGGCCCTTCGTCGCCTACGCGCACATCTACCAGGAGCCCGGCTCTCACGAGCTGGCCCTGCAATACTGGATGTACTACTACTTCAACGACTGGAACAACAACCACGAGGGCGACTGGGAGATGGTGATGCTCTTCTTCGATGCGAACACCGCCGAGGAAGCGTTGACGAAGGAGCCAACCCGTGTCGTCTATGCGCAACATGGCGGCGGAGAACGCTCTGACTGGAACGACAAGAAGTTCTCGAAGGAGGACGGGCATCCGGTTGTCTATGTCGCGCGGGGGGCGCATGCCAGCTTCTTCGAGCAGCGTGTGTATCTCGGGCTTGCTGAGAATGGCACCGGATTCGGCTGCGAGACGACGAGAGGTCCGCATCGCCGCGACGCGATGAAGGCGGTTGTCGTGCCGCATACGCCGACGGGGCCGGATGACCCATTTGCCTGGCTTGCCTTTGACGGACGTTGGGGCGAGCTACGTCGCTCCGAATGGAACGGCCCAACCGGCCCGAATGATAAGACCTCGTGGACTCAGCCGGTAAAGTGGGGCAACAACGTCCGCGACACCAGCCTCACCGCCCCCGATTTCGAAGGGTTCGGACGAGCCCCCCTCGGCATCTTCTGCGGCGCCGTCAGTGGTGGATCACGCGTGCTTGTCGCCTTTACGCGAGCCCCCGCGATTGCCGCAGGTATTCTTGGCGGGTTGCTTGTCGTGCTCGGGCTGATGTTCGCGTACACGAGCCAGGAGACTCGTGGCGCATACGCCTACTACCGACGTCATCTCCACACCTTCCTGCTGATCGGCGCTTGCCTGATCCCGATCGCCTACCTCCTCGCGGCGCTGCAGACTCTGATCTTCCACATCCCGCCGATTGGCCCGTTCCTCGCGATGATGGGCAGATTCCCAGGCGTCCGAATATTCCTGCTGCTCCTGGTCGGCAGCCTGAACGCTGTTGCCGCGCTCATCTTTGTCGAGCCGACGATCGTCTGGGCGATGGGCCAATTCCGTCGCGGACGACGACCTGGAGTCGTTGAGTCCTACCAACAGGGCTCCCGCTTCATCGTGCCGATCATCATCGCCCGCTTCAGGGCGATACTCGCAGCGCTCCGACAGGCGATAACGATCGTTGGGATTCCCCGCGCGATCATGATGCTGGTGCGAATGATCTTCATTCCCCAGACAGTTGTCGCCGGAGGTGATGTGCCAGAGAAGGCAATCGCTGATAGCGCGAAAGCGGTGAATGTCAGTGTCCCTCGCACACTCCTGACACAGCTGTCATTGCTTATGCTCACCGGTCTGGCCGGCCCGCTGTTGGCGCTCTTCCTTCTGGTCGCGATCCCGACCCGACCGGTTGACATGGTCAATTTCATGAGCAGCATCTTCTTCGCGTTCCTCTATCCGTTCGGCGTCATCGGCATGACGCTCCTCTACGAGCGGCACCGTGGCGGCGAGGCCTGGCAGGGTGAGACGCAGACGGACGGGCAGGTCGCGAGCGCGGAGGCCTGA
- a CDS encoding BTAD domain-containing putative transcriptional regulator, with protein sequence MLELRLLGVPDVILDGEPVHLNRRPSLGLLAYLAVTRRSHTREDLTALLAGELPTDAARKRLRNALADLVNHGLGPFLEINRRSIGLRPSERVTIDVDRLDAMLSNHGREKTDDFDWASARCDHEFLSGLDMDDAPGFETWLAWERIQRRRQLTTVVDRILESLLWSGQHQRGIDLARRLLVVEPWHEPAHRMLIRMLARDGQLAAARAQHALCREALATDLGIEPQAETVALIDQLHAEPSVIRNNLPSVPAVDGLIGRRESIDTITRCLVDPACRLVSLVGIGGIGKTSVAIAAARRIAIPAWIIHEHPFADGVYLIELHQSPAIDPRMNEADAGDRLMAAIAQALEIPSSDRGNQLDRIVSFLQSRRLLLVLDDVDEAGGAETVIAGILGNAPRVTVVTTSQSALGLADEWTIELAMLPVPTTAQEAETTPASQLLLHAARQAGVVVSESDWPDIVQICRLVGGMPLALTIAASALIAMSPADVARELAHGTALFETVATPHGRATIRSAFNAAIDGLAQPQRDSLPRLAVFPTTFDRAAAIAVGLTFPDLLALSRRSLLERDAHGRYALHPLVRRLAVERLVERPDVERDARSLHAAHFAAFTNQVAPSIDRSDDAPATIARDLANIQAAWDWSVETSNLQQLQQLFDGLDAWSRRAGLYDDWYRRIERAISRLRGHSDDPARAALLTRLFAGAADICVWQGDPERGLAHIADARKITEQGGSFEVEALLSLIEGRLLRFHRSSAISASDALQQARVLASVSRQPQVEARSLLELSYSAYDSEDYRLSTTYLQRAARLYHMLNDRHALARTTLQQARLHEVTGAFAAAQTEFEQSLRIATLLGDRSVEAFSLLELGIIHDVALGRHADADDYFDQASEIAQLTGDPHLDGNIQRARGRNAMRVGMFDHARRHFDHALDRAIDVRNDRAIGHSFACLAQLALAAGDRDTAIDRAQQALQIARDTGRQHAQATLQLVLGGAHEQHGDGISALSAYAQSLALAELLAIPHIACDALTGIANVSLSNDSFDLAGRVARQVADHLLQRRLAGCEEPGRNILVTYRALTSTGDQLASEVLRAGALLISQRAARLPAQQGRRYVAAYADRATILRHYQPITGDGECAGHGSSLPTSALIVDANSD encoded by the coding sequence ATGCTCGAATTGCGCCTGCTTGGCGTGCCAGACGTGATACTCGACGGCGAGCCTGTCCACCTCAATCGCCGTCCATCGCTCGGCCTCCTCGCCTATCTTGCAGTCACCAGACGCTCGCACACTCGCGAGGATCTCACCGCGCTTCTTGCCGGCGAGCTGCCAACCGACGCGGCGCGCAAACGCTTGAGAAACGCCCTTGCCGACCTCGTCAATCACGGACTCGGCCCGTTTCTTGAGATCAACCGGCGGTCTATCGGGCTGCGGCCATCGGAACGAGTGACGATTGACGTCGACCGTCTCGACGCGATGCTGTCGAACCACGGCAGAGAGAAGACGGACGACTTCGATTGGGCGAGCGCCCGCTGTGATCACGAGTTTCTTTCCGGGCTCGACATGGATGATGCGCCCGGCTTCGAAACATGGCTCGCGTGGGAGCGGATTCAGCGTCGCCGGCAGCTCACGACAGTCGTGGATCGTATTCTCGAGTCGCTCTTGTGGAGTGGCCAGCACCAGCGAGGCATCGACCTGGCCCGGCGATTGCTCGTCGTCGAGCCGTGGCACGAACCAGCCCATCGTATGCTGATACGCATGCTGGCTCGCGACGGGCAGCTTGCTGCCGCCAGGGCGCAGCATGCGCTGTGTCGTGAGGCTCTGGCTACTGATCTCGGTATCGAGCCACAAGCAGAGACCGTCGCGTTGATCGACCAGCTTCACGCCGAGCCCTCAGTAATCCGCAACAATCTCCCTTCAGTGCCGGCAGTAGACGGCCTCATCGGGCGCCGCGAGAGTATCGACACCATCACCAGATGCCTTGTTGACCCGGCCTGCAGGCTTGTGAGCCTCGTCGGGATCGGTGGGATTGGTAAGACGAGTGTCGCGATCGCCGCGGCCCGCCGAATTGCTATACCGGCCTGGATAATCCACGAACACCCGTTCGCCGACGGTGTCTATCTGATCGAGCTTCACCAATCGCCAGCAATCGATCCACGCATGAACGAGGCGGATGCGGGCGATCGACTCATGGCGGCGATCGCGCAAGCGCTCGAGATTCCCTCCAGCGATCGAGGCAACCAGCTCGACCGGATCGTCTCGTTCCTTCAGTCGCGACGGCTGTTACTCGTGCTGGACGATGTGGACGAGGCCGGCGGCGCAGAAACCGTAATAGCCGGAATCCTCGGCAATGCGCCACGGGTTACAGTCGTCACGACGTCACAGTCCGCGCTTGGTCTGGCAGACGAGTGGACGATCGAGCTGGCCATGCTGCCGGTCCCGACGACCGCGCAAGAGGCCGAGACAACGCCGGCAAGCCAGCTTCTGCTCCATGCGGCTCGACAGGCGGGCGTTGTCGTCTCCGAATCGGACTGGCCGGATATCGTGCAGATCTGCCGGCTTGTCGGCGGCATGCCGTTGGCGCTGACGATTGCGGCCAGCGCGCTCATCGCGATGTCGCCCGCCGATGTTGCGCGCGAGCTAGCCCACGGCACGGCGCTCTTCGAGACGGTCGCGACTCCGCATGGTCGAGCCACGATTCGCTCCGCCTTCAACGCGGCGATTGACGGACTGGCGCAGCCGCAGCGAGACTCGCTGCCGCGGCTCGCGGTCTTTCCCACTACCTTCGACCGTGCCGCGGCCATCGCAGTCGGGTTGACGTTCCCGGATCTCCTGGCGTTATCCAGACGCTCGCTGCTGGAGCGTGACGCCCACGGTCGCTACGCACTCCACCCACTCGTGCGTCGACTCGCGGTCGAACGGCTGGTCGAGCGCCCGGACGTCGAGCGGGATGCTCGATCGCTCCACGCGGCGCACTTCGCCGCATTCACCAACCAGGTCGCGCCATCGATAGACCGGTCGGACGACGCGCCGGCAACGATCGCCCGGGACCTCGCGAATATTCAGGCGGCCTGGGACTGGAGCGTTGAGACGAGCAACCTCCAGCAGCTCCAGCAGCTGTTTGATGGGCTGGATGCGTGGAGCCGGCGAGCCGGGCTGTACGATGACTGGTATCGACGGATCGAACGCGCGATCTCCCGTCTGCGTGGCCACAGCGACGACCCAGCCCGGGCTGCGCTCCTGACGCGGCTCTTCGCCGGCGCCGCCGACATCTGCGTCTGGCAGGGCGACCCAGAGCGTGGGCTCGCGCACATCGCGGACGCCCGGAAGATCACCGAGCAGGGAGGCTCATTCGAGGTCGAGGCGCTGCTCAGTCTTATTGAGGGCCGGCTCTTGCGCTTTCATCGTAGCTCTGCGATTTCCGCCTCCGACGCGTTGCAACAAGCCCGCGTTCTGGCGAGCGTGTCGAGGCAGCCACAGGTCGAAGCACGAAGCCTCCTCGAGCTCAGCTACTCAGCATACGACAGCGAGGATTACCGCCTCTCGACCACGTACCTGCAGCGAGCAGCCCGCCTCTACCACATGCTCAACGATCGCCACGCACTGGCTCGGACGACGCTGCAGCAGGCCAGGTTGCATGAGGTGACTGGCGCCTTTGCCGCGGCGCAGACCGAGTTCGAGCAGAGTCTCCGGATCGCGACATTACTGGGCGACCGTTCTGTCGAGGCGTTTTCGCTCCTTGAGCTCGGAATAATCCACGACGTCGCGCTCGGCCGTCACGCCGACGCCGACGACTACTTCGATCAGGCCTCGGAGATCGCGCAGCTCACAGGCGATCCCCACCTCGACGGCAACATTCAGCGAGCGCGCGGACGTAATGCGATGCGCGTGGGTATGTTCGACCACGCCCGGCGTCACTTCGACCACGCGCTCGACCGGGCAATCGATGTGCGCAACGACCGCGCGATCGGCCACTCGTTTGCCTGTCTCGCCCAGCTTGCCCTCGCAGCAGGGGACCGTGACACAGCAATCGATCGCGCTCAGCAGGCGCTCCAGATCGCGCGAGACACCGGTCGCCAGCACGCCCAGGCTACATTGCAGCTCGTGCTCGGAGGCGCGCACGAACAGCATGGCGACGGCATCTCGGCGCTTTCTGCCTACGCCCAGTCGCTCGCGCTCGCCGAGCTGCTCGCAATCCCACACATTGCCTGCGATGCGCTAACCGGGATCGCGAACGTCTCGCTCTCGAACGACAGCTTCGACCTGGCCGGGCGCGTCGCGAGGCAGGTTGCCGATCATCTGCTCCAGCGACGCCTCGCCGGGTGCGAAGAGCCAGGTCGCAACATACTCGTCACCTACCGGGCGCTGACATCCACCGGAGACCAGCTCGCGAGCGAGGTCTTGCGGGCCGGCGCGTTGCTCATCTCCCAGCGCGCTGCTCGCCTGCCGGCGCAACAGGGACGCCGGTACGTCGCCGCGTATGCCGATCGCGCGACCATTCTTCGCCACTATCAGCCGATCACGGGCGATGGCGAGTGTGCTGGGCATGGTTCAAGCCTGCCAACCTCGGCGCTGATTGTCGATGCCAACAGCGACTAG